The following coding sequences are from one Bufo bufo chromosome 2, aBufBuf1.1, whole genome shotgun sequence window:
- the LOC120991854 gene encoding putative N-acetyltransferase 8B — protein sequence MSSYKVRLYKESDHRTVHEIFSSGCHEHISPAFYNALKQPHNSLLLLVGLVLPLVTNGSILFSILVGVILLLILWLPGREFFLYHLRHGVAGDLKNISKHYLEREGYCFWVVELQGEAVGMVAAIPYITPHERSVELKRMFVSRAHRGKGLAKLLCSTVIDFARKSGHHAVILTTTAIQVDARRLYEKMGFKSADLAPYNPVLNLVGMPWVGYRYDIPSSR from the coding sequence ATGTCCTCTTACAAAGTGCGTTTGTACAAGGAATCTGACCATCGTACGGTCCATGAGATCTTCTCATCCGGTTGTCATGAACACATCTCTCCAGCTTTCTACAACGCCTTAAAGCAACCTCACAACTCGCTTCTACTCTTGGTGGGACTCGTTCTTCCACTGGTCACTAATGGATCCATCCTGTTCTCCATCTTGGTTGGGGTCATTCTGTTGCTCATTTTATGGCTCCCCGGTAGAGAGTTTTTCCTTTATCATCTTAGGCATGGTGTGGCCGGAGATTTGAAGAACATTAGTAAACATTATCTAGAGAGGGAAGGTTATTGCTTCTGGGTGGTGGAGTTACAAGGAGAAGCTGTGGGCATGGTGGCCGCTATCCCATACATTACCCCTCATGAGAGGAGCGTGGAGCTGAAGAGGATGTTTGTATCTCGTGCCCACAGAGGCAAAGGGCTCGCCAAATTATTATGCAGTACAGTGATTGACTTTGCACGGAAGAGTGGGCATCATGCGGTCATCCTAACCACCACGGCCATACAGGTTGACGCCAGGCGACTCTATGAGAAGATGGGGTTCAAGAGTGCAGACCTAGCTCCATACAACCCAGTACTAAACCTCGTTGGCATGCCTTGGGTTGGTTACAGATATGATATCCCCTCCAGTAGATGA